A window of Psychroflexus sp. ALD_RP9 contains these coding sequences:
- a CDS encoding nucleoside deaminase: MTDLDWMQKAISIAKNGGTPYGAVLVDTNGNFQEAYNTTSTDGPHAHAELNVIQQIHRLSFSSPIELKLYSTVEPCPMCMSALIWAGIGHLIYGASISDAAQFGHQIDIKSRKIASKAWYPIEITSGMCRNTCIQLF, encoded by the coding sequence ATGACAGATTTAGATTGGATGCAAAAAGCTATTTCTATCGCTAAAAATGGCGGTACTCCTTATGGAGCTGTTTTAGTAGATACTAATGGGAATTTTCAGGAAGCATACAATACCACTTCAACCGATGGTCCTCATGCACATGCTGAACTTAATGTAATTCAACAAATTCATCGGCTCTCTTTTAGTTCTCCAATCGAACTTAAACTTTATTCAACAGTTGAACCTTGCCCCATGTGTATGTCTGCATTAATTTGGGCTGGAATTGGTCATCTTATTTATGGAGCAAGTATTAGTGATGCTGCTCAATTTGGACATCAAATTGATATTAAATCTCGAAAGATAGCAAGTAAGGCTTGGTATCCTATTGAAATTACCTCTGGTATGTGTCGCAACACTTGTATTCAATTATTTTAA
- a CDS encoding 3-oxoacyl-ACP synthase has protein sequence MSLTIKNHLYQQCINLTEQRLERLRKQVVDIKINLESETKSSVGDKYETGRAMLQLEHEKLSRQIVEVNRLQQSLYNIEINREHFKASLGCLVKTSKANYFISISLGALEYNGIKYYAISPKTPIGKLLLGKQDGDSFIFNNDLYKITKVY, from the coding sequence ATGTCCTTAACTATAAAAAATCATTTATACCAACAATGCATAAATTTGACTGAACAGCGTTTAGAAAGATTACGTAAACAGGTTGTAGATATAAAAATTAATTTGGAGTCAGAAACTAAAAGTAGTGTAGGTGATAAGTATGAAACTGGACGCGCTATGCTTCAATTAGAACATGAAAAATTAAGTCGACAAATAGTTGAAGTTAATCGGTTACAACAATCACTTTATAACATTGAAATTAATAGAGAGCATTTTAAAGCTAGTTTAGGATGTCTTGTTAAAACTTCAAAAGCTAATTATTTTATATCTATAAGTTTAGGTGCGCTTGAATATAACGGCATTAAATATTATGCTATCTCTCCAAAAACCCCAATTGGTAAGCTACTGCTTGGTAAACAAGATGGTGATTCATTTATTTTTAATAATGATTTATATAAAATAACGAAGGTTTATTAA